ATCACGCCAAGTAATTCCTTGCGATTGGCCAGAATGAGGATTTCATCATCAGGCAGCATTAGCGAAAGCCTGAGCCCCCGCATTTCTAGCTGAGGCTGCAAGGTCTGGGCGGCCTCTTGCGCAGTGCCCACCAGATCAACGGCGTCCAGCGACATGTCCTGCCCGCGTACAAAACGCAACATGTTCTGGATCAGGGTTTCCAGGTGGCGCAAACGCGCCGTGGTTTTTTCACTGAATTTGATGCGATCGGTGTCGGCCAGTTCCGGCCGGGACAGATGACCGGCATACAACAGCGCCGTCGCCAGCGGTGTGCGCAATTGGTGCGCCAACCCCGCCGCCATCTCGCCCATGGAGGCCAGACGCTTGTGCTGCATGAGCGATTGCTCCATTTCCCAGCTTTCTGTCAGGTCATGCACCAGCAAGATGCGGGTTGATTCTTCAGGCATGTCGCTTTCGACTATGCTGAGTCTCAACGCACCCTGCGGGCGCGGGTAAACCCAGATATCGGTCATGGGCGCCAGTTGCAGCTGGGTACCCTGAAACTTTAACCAGCTATCGCCCACGGCCAATGGCGCCAATAATTGGGACGCGGCCGGATTAAGCGCAGCCACCATTCCGTTGGCATCAAGTTCGATGACGCCTGCGGGTAATCTGGCCAGCAAGTGAGCAAGTCGACGGGACAGCGCAGCTTTTTCTTCCAGCTCGCGGCGCAGATTCCCGTTGGCAATTTCAAGTTGCGTTGTAAGAAACTCAACCTGTTGTTGCAAATCGGCATAAGCGTCGGTCAATTGTCTTGACGCTGCAGTAAAAAGAGAAAAAGCCTCCTCCAGCTCACGTGGATTCATGCTGGCACTTTCATCCGGCATTGCTGCCACTCCTTGTTGAATGCTGGCGTTTCTATTATAAATGTCATAAGCATGCGCTACTTTAGTAATGCAAATACGCAACTAAAGATTTTTAGTGCTTTACCGATAAGGGGGAAGCGCTACACTT
This is a stretch of genomic DNA from Silvimonas iriomotensis. It encodes these proteins:
- a CDS encoding sensor histidine kinase; protein product: MPDESASMNPRELEEAFSLFTAASRQLTDAYADLQQQVEFLTTQLEIANGNLRRELEEKAALSRRLAHLLARLPAGVIELDANGMVAALNPAASQLLAPLAVGDSWLKFQGTQLQLAPMTDIWVYPRPQGALRLSIVESDMPEESTRILLVHDLTESWEMEQSLMQHKRLASMGEMAAGLAHQLRTPLATALLYAGHLSRPELADTDRIKFSEKTTARLRHLETLIQNMLRFVRGQDMSLDAVDLVGTAQEAAQTLQPQLEMRGLRLSLMLPDDEILILANRKELLGVILNLLDNAMLASEDNAEVGLTLELAGGTAILRVVDQGCGMAPQVQARLFEPFFTTRKEGTGLGLAIVRNLINYWHGEIEVQSATGQGSVFTIRLPACRDATNVQVR